Genomic DNA from Fibrobacter sp. UWB10:
CGATTTGCCCAACAATACTCAAGGAAGGCGTGACACCGAAAACGAGAACGCCGCCATCGGAATTCAGGAAGGCGCATGCCGTATGCATGCCTTCTCGAAGTTCGCCGGTAGATTTTTTCAGTTCAATATTCTTCGTTTCATCTTTAGAAATCAGTTTTTTGAGTTCTTCCAAAGTCATCAAATAGCCTCGCTATTAAAGTTTTTCATCTCCTTTTATCCTCTCGGGTAACGCAGTTTAGCGCCGCATTTAGGGCAACGCAGAATCAGTTCCTTAAGCCGTTTGATTTCGGCATCTTTTTCTTCTAGCACCTTGGCAAAATCCCCGATGGCGTTGTTAGCACCGCGATTCGGGCCTCCGTTGAATTTTCCGAAAATTTCATCGAACATGATATCTCCTTAAAAAATGATTTAACAACACGCAAAAAATGCGTATTGAGCAGTTGTCGCATTTTTTGCGACAACTATGGCATTGTTTTCTTTTTTATGGGATGGTCTTGCGATTCTGTTGGCGGGGGCTTTCCCCGGCGTTACTTGGCACCCGCCTTAGCGAGCGCACTCGAGTAGGTCGTGTTCCTACCAGCTATCCAACAGCATCAACAAGAAGGTGGATGCGCCTCGCCGCGAATGCACGTACGGACCCGAAGGTCTATGTCGACTGTCACGAGGATTATCGAATATCAGCTACAATATATACAAATAGATTGTCGATGTCAATGGACATCCAGTTTATTAAATGTCTCGTAGTGGTCTGCGGTATAATAGATTACGCAATCAGACTGATAAATCAAGCGTTTTGTTCCGCGGTTCTTGGCAGAGTAATCGACATCCGCTTCGTGGTAACTTCCGCTCGGCAACAGACCTTCGCGATTCTCAAAGACATCACCGCCGATCATCACGCCAAGCGTTGTCCACGGATTAAAATTCCACTTCGAGAAGGTGTTCCCCGTCTTTGTTTCGTAAAGCGAAATGCCTTCATTTTTGCCAACATAGTTGCCCGGCAATTTATCGAACTTGCAGAGGTACGCGGCCACAGAATCCTTCGTGGTATACAAACCGGATTCTTCCACCGCTTCGTAAATCGATTTTGTTGCAACGCTAGAGGAAGATGGATTCTTTGTAGGTCTAACCCACTCTTCGGAATCATCGCTAGAAATTGTCGGCGTAGAACACGCAACATAGAATGCAGAAAAAAGAAGAGCGATGGATAGCGATAAGGTTTTCATATTTCAAAATTTAATAAATAAGCAGGGCTTTTAAATTTTACTTCTCTTCCACAAAGCACGGCGGAATTTCAAGTTTAACGACCTGCGATATCGGGAGATTATACCGAGAATCATATACGTCATGACGCTTGTTAAAATACTCATTATTATAGCGAGGGACAACTCTTTCACTAGCCCCCACTTTTT
This window encodes:
- a CDS encoding ribonuclease domain-containing protein encodes the protein MKTLSLSIALLFSAFYVACSTPTISSDDSEEWVRPTKNPSSSSVATKSIYEAVEESGLYTTKDSVAAYLCKFDKLPGNYVGKNEGISLYETKTGNTFSKWNFNPWTTLGVMIGGDVFENREGLLPSGSYHEADVDYSAKNRGTKRLIYQSDCVIYYTADHYETFNKLDVH